From Acidobacteriota bacterium, one genomic window encodes:
- a CDS encoding sensor domain-containing diguanylate cyclase, which produces MKNIPKKKKMELELLHEMELIHKIGLQITSELDLNKLLQLIVNQIKETLHYSYCSILLKQGDDLIIRAVTDFPEDIIGKRIPIGQGVTGRCATLEKELLISDLSKCKFYIHLGEESFQSELAVPIIYKENVLGVLNTESIKKNAYNGKDVRILKILSNQLAGAIHNAQVHTQLELVQNIGIQLVSIMNLDELLSGIVQETKDTLHYDSCAILLLEGENLIVKAITEFPEEIMRLKIPIGKGITGKCAKLKKIINIGEIPRYDNYIPSGIEGIQSEIALPILFRDEILGVLTIESKRKNAFDEDDIRVLSILTSQIAVAIHNSKIYSEMEKMAVTDPLTGLYNYRYFYKKLSSEIARSKRYNHPLSLILIDLDDFKLINDIYGHLKGDTVLKSAAGLIIKNIRGWDEAVTMRSNEIDIAARYGGEEFMIILPETGIDEALVAGERLRKIIEENLTQKVNLRKKNGSFMRITGSFGVTSYKEEDMENFLKRTDRAMYKAKKLGKNRVYALK; this is translated from the coding sequence ATGAAAAATATTCCTAAAAAAAAGAAAATGGAGCTCGAGCTTCTCCATGAAATGGAGTTGATTCACAAAATTGGACTACAAATTACCTCAGAGCTTGACTTAAATAAGCTTCTTCAACTTATTGTAAATCAAATAAAAGAGACCCTTCATTACTCTTACTGTTCCATTCTTCTTAAACAGGGGGATGACTTAATCATTCGTGCTGTTACAGATTTTCCCGAGGATATCATCGGAAAAAGGATTCCCATTGGTCAGGGAGTAACTGGTCGATGTGCCACATTGGAAAAGGAACTGTTAATCTCAGACCTTTCTAAATGCAAGTTTTATATCCACCTGGGAGAGGAGAGTTTTCAATCAGAGTTAGCGGTTCCCATCATTTATAAAGAGAATGTCCTTGGAGTCTTAAACACAGAAAGCATCAAGAAAAATGCATATAACGGAAAAGATGTCAGAATTCTTAAAATCTTAAGCAATCAGTTGGCTGGAGCCATTCATAATGCTCAGGTCCACACTCAATTAGAGCTTGTTCAGAATATTGGAATTCAACTTGTTTCCATAATGAATCTGGATGAGCTTTTATCCGGGATAGTTCAGGAGACCAAAGATACTCTCCATTATGATTCCTGTGCTATTCTTCTTTTAGAAGGGGAGAATCTTATTGTAAAAGCAATTACGGAATTTCCTGAGGAAATAATGAGATTAAAGATTCCCATAGGTAAGGGAATAACGGGGAAATGTGCTAAGCTTAAAAAAATTATCAATATCGGTGAGATTCCTCGATATGACAACTATATTCCATCAGGAATAGAAGGAATTCAATCTGAGATCGCCTTGCCCATTCTCTTTAGAGATGAAATTTTAGGAGTTCTAACAATTGAGAGCAAAAGAAAAAATGCCTTCGATGAAGATGACATTCGGGTGCTCTCAATTCTAACTTCTCAGATTGCTGTTGCCATTCACAATTCAAAGATCTATTCAGAAATGGAGAAAATGGCTGTTACTGATCCATTGACAGGACTTTACAATTACCGCTATTTTTATAAAAAGCTATCCAGTGAGATAGCTCGATCAAAAAGATACAATCACCCTCTATCTCTTATCTTAATCGATCTTGATGATTTCAAGCTCATCAATGACATTTATGGCCATCTTAAAGGAGATACAGTCCTAAAATCAGCTGCTGGATTGATTATAAAAAATATCAGAGGATGGGATGAAGCCGTAACAATGAGAAGCAATGAAATTGACATTGCTGCAAGATATGGCGGAGAAGAATTTATGATTATACTTCCAGAGACAGGCATTGATGAAGCTCTGGTCGCAGGAGAAAGACTAAGAAAAATAATAGAAGAGAACTTAACTCAAAAGGTCAATCTTAGGAAGAAAAATGGCTCTTTCATGAGGATAACCGGAAGTTTTGGGGTTACTTCTTATAAGGAAGAGGACATGGAGAATTTTCTCAAAAGAACTGATCGGGCAATGTACAAGGCAAAAAAATTGGGCAAAAATAGAGTTTACGCCCTAAAATAA
- a CDS encoding VTT domain-containing protein, with the protein MSEKIKNNKVLTTFTDEKRKRVSLSIRTLIFALEISLIIILLIWWLSSEEIKKSRDLLVFFFYSFPAEFLIALVPHEPVIIYFGKFYSSLTVALVGIAGTSLAEILNYSIFKFVAEDLKPFKKITSRNKVIIKIIDMFYKAPFLALFIAGITPIPFYPFRFLVVLARYPLAKYIMAIILSRTPRFYILAFFGYAIKIPDFLLIVLFVFLIIAANVSLLKNFLKNKQKV; encoded by the coding sequence ATGTCTGAGAAAATAAAGAATAATAAGGTTTTAACTACCTTTACCGATGAAAAGAGGAAGAGGGTTAGTTTATCCATAAGAACACTTATATTTGCTCTTGAAATATCTCTGATTATTATTCTTCTTATATGGTGGTTGAGTTCTGAGGAAATCAAAAAAAGCAGGGATTTACTGGTATTCTTTTTTTACAGTTTTCCTGCTGAATTTTTAATAGCTCTGGTACCCCATGAGCCTGTTATTATCTATTTTGGTAAATTTTATTCTTCTTTAACCGTTGCTCTTGTAGGGATAGCAGGAACTTCTCTTGCAGAAATTTTAAACTATTCAATCTTTAAATTTGTTGCAGAAGACCTCAAACCTTTTAAGAAAATTACATCAAGAAATAAAGTTATTATCAAGATTATAGATATGTTTTATAAAGCTCCTTTTCTCGCCCTTTTTATTGCAGGGATCACACCCATTCCTTTTTATCCTTTTCGCTTCCTTGTTGTGCTTGCTCGTTATCCTCTGGCGAAATACATTATGGCAATAATACTTTCCAGAACACCCCGGTTTTATATTCTGGCGTTTTTTGGCTATGCTATTAAAATTCCGGATTTTCTTTTAATTGTTTTATTTGTATTTCTTATTATTGCAGCTAACGTTTCCCTTTTAAAAAATTTTTTGAAAAATAAGCAAAAGGTATGA
- a CDS encoding methyltransferase domain-containing protein, whose amino-acid sequence MIGNNKRDEIKNYIPPTPLNFFTKFYDIGCILMGLGKKFRFFIVQNLKLSGKERILDAGCGTGTLLLILKKIYPSITAEGLDPDSNVLNIAKKKFEKNGINITLYCSKMDNMPFEDNSFDVLVSSLAFHHIKKEERMPSLGECLRILKPRGKMLLIDFGPPDSNFFNRILSILMGFFELIEDGKKGRIPLLMKEAEFSEVKHTAKYLHNIAFYEGYKF is encoded by the coding sequence ATGATTGGAAATAATAAAAGAGATGAAATTAAAAATTATATTCCGCCAACTCCTTTAAATTTTTTTACCAAATTTTATGATATTGGATGTATTCTGATGGGACTTGGTAAAAAATTCAGATTTTTTATTGTTCAGAATTTAAAACTTTCAGGAAAAGAAAGAATTCTTGATGCTGGCTGTGGAACTGGAACATTGCTTCTTATTTTAAAAAAAATTTATCCTTCAATTACTGCGGAGGGACTTGATCCGGATTCAAATGTGTTGAATATCGCTAAGAAAAAATTTGAGAAAAACGGCATTAATATTACATTGTATTGTTCTAAAATGGATAATATGCCTTTTGAAGATAATTCATTCGATGTTCTTGTTTCATCACTGGCATTTCATCATATAAAAAAAGAAGAGAGGATGCCCTCTCTTGGAGAGTGTTTAAGAATTTTAAAACCTCGAGGGAAGATGTTGCTTATTGATTTTGGACCACCAGATTCAAACTTTTTTAATCGTATCTTGTCCATACTTATGGGCTTTTTTGAACTCATTGAAGATGGAAAGAAGGGAAGAATTCCATTACTTATGAAAGAGGCAGAGTTTTCAGAAGTAAAACATACAGCAAAATATCTTCATAATATAGCATTTTATGAAGGTTATAAATTTTAA
- the dcd gene encoding dCTP deaminase: MLKPDKWIKKMAIERKMIEPFEEKQITKGVISYGVSSYGYDLRVADEFKVFTNINSTVVDPKNFDERSFVNFKGDVCIIPPNSFALARTVEYLRIPRNVTTICVGKSTYARCGIIVNVTPFESEWEGYATLEISNTTPLPAKIYANEGICQVLFFESEEDCEISYADRKGKYQKQTGIILPRINK, encoded by the coding sequence ATGCTTAAACCTGATAAATGGATAAAAAAAATGGCCATTGAGAGAAAGATGATAGAGCCTTTTGAGGAGAAACAGATAACAAAAGGAGTGATTTCATACGGAGTTTCATCTTATGGATATGACCTGAGAGTGGCTGATGAATTTAAAGTATTCACAAATATAAATTCCACAGTTGTTGATCCAAAAAATTTTGATGAGAGGTCTTTTGTTAATTTCAAAGGAGATGTATGCATAATACCACCAAACTCTTTTGCCCTTGCAAGAACAGTGGAATATCTGAGAATTCCAAGAAATGTAACAACAATTTGCGTTGGAAAATCCACCTATGCGCGATGTGGAATAATAGTTAATGTGACTCCATTCGAATCAGAATGGGAAGGATATGCAACTCTGGAGATATCAAACACAACTCCCCTTCCAGCTAAAATATATGCAAATGAAGGAATCTGCCAGGTCCTGTTTTTTGAATCGGAAGAGGATTGCGAAATATCCTATGCTGATAGAAAAGGGAAATATCAAAAACAGACAGGCATTATCCTTCCAAGGATAAACAAATAA
- a CDS encoding glycerate kinase, producing the protein MSKKNKKGCLGDTTLELLTIAKAILKESLKAINPEFLIKKKIVIKKGNLIIKESQFPLNSFKNIWILGAGKASIPMAKGLTEILNERITGGFLIRSEKIKSFSPKITIEKGSHPVPDGKSLYAALEMEKFIKSNIRKNDLVFFLLSGGASSLMAYPDHGISIEEKANLTRSLLESGADINEINAIRKHVSKFKGGKLARYLYPVRVFNLILSDVIENRIDSIGSGPLVADSSTWKDCWKIFKKHKLLELLPEKIRKIFEKGKQGKLKETPKKGNKIFDNIYNFIIGKNLDALKAANEEAIKHKFNSSILTSSDRGEAKEVAKLYGAIIKEIVYSDNPVKKPACIISGGELTVTVKGKGKGGRNQEFILALLNELKELQGEFLCMSIGTDGIDGPTDAAGAWIDHKTWKAIKKKRLNPEKFLSNNDSYNFFKNSGNLIITGKTFTNVGDMRIFLIP; encoded by the coding sequence GTGTCAAAGAAGAATAAAAAAGGATGTTTAGGTGACACGACATTAGAACTGTTAACAATTGCAAAAGCTATTCTTAAAGAATCTTTAAAAGCTATAAACCCTGAGTTTCTCATAAAGAAAAAAATTGTAATAAAGAAAGGAAATCTAATAATTAAAGAAAGTCAATTTCCTCTAAACTCATTTAAAAATATCTGGATATTAGGAGCTGGAAAAGCATCAATTCCGATGGCAAAAGGGTTAACAGAGATTCTAAATGAAAGAATAACTGGTGGATTTTTAATCAGATCAGAAAAAATAAAATCCTTTTCTCCAAAAATTACAATCGAAAAAGGCTCTCACCCTGTTCCTGATGGAAAAAGTCTTTACGCAGCTTTAGAGATGGAAAAATTTATTAAAAGCAATATAAGAAAAAATGACCTTGTTTTTTTTCTTCTCTCAGGAGGAGCATCATCGCTAATGGCTTATCCTGACCATGGAATTTCTATTGAAGAAAAAGCTAATTTAACAAGATCTCTTTTAGAATCAGGAGCTGATATAAATGAAATTAATGCAATTAGAAAGCATGTTAGCAAATTCAAGGGTGGAAAACTTGCAAGGTATCTATACCCAGTCAGAGTTTTTAATTTAATCCTTTCAGATGTTATAGAAAACAGGATTGATTCGATAGGCTCAGGTCCTCTTGTTGCTGACTCATCGACCTGGAAAGATTGCTGGAAAATTTTTAAAAAGCATAAACTTTTAGAACTTCTTCCAGAAAAAATAAGAAAAATTTTTGAAAAAGGAAAACAAGGAAAATTGAAAGAGACTCCGAAGAAAGGAAATAAGATCTTTGATAATATTTACAATTTTATAATTGGAAAAAACTTAGATGCCCTTAAAGCTGCAAATGAAGAAGCCATAAAACATAAATTCAATTCATCTATATTAACTTCTTCAGATAGAGGTGAGGCGAAGGAAGTTGCGAAATTATACGGAGCAATCATAAAAGAAATTGTTTATTCTGATAATCCTGTTAAAAAGCCAGCCTGCATCATTTCAGGAGGAGAGCTTACTGTAACTGTTAAAGGAAAAGGCAAAGGTGGAAGGAATCAGGAATTTATATTAGCCTTATTAAATGAACTAAAGGAATTACAAGGAGAATTTCTTTGCATGAGCATAGGAACAGATGGAATTGATGGGCCTACTGATGCAGCCGGAGCCTGGATAGACCACAAAACATGGAAAGCAATCAAGAAGAAAAGATTGAACCCTGAAAAATTTTTATCAAATAATGATTCTTATAATTTTTTCAAGAACTCTGGAAATTTAATCATCACAGGAAAAACCTTTACTAATGTTGGTGATATGAGAATTTTCCTTATTCCTTAA
- the ricT gene encoding regulatory iron-sulfur-containing complex subunit RicT produces the protein MSEIVCVKLLGSKKIMRCRWEGEEIKEGEKVIVPNDLGGELAQVVNDCPYWKDHLSNKTGINTLSKKANEEDLETLSRKSADEEKAFKFCLERIKVRELPMKLIKVIFFLNEKKGIFYFTADGRIDFRELVKDLAKEFKMRIEMRQIGVRDEAKMLGGLGVCGRVLCCHSFIRNFEPIPIQKAKDQNININPMKISGLCGRLMCCLAFEEEGGRIYVQEEELVQEDKLEE, from the coding sequence ATGTCTGAGATAGTGTGTGTTAAATTGTTGGGCTCAAAAAAAATTATGAGATGTCGATGGGAAGGAGAAGAAATAAAAGAAGGGGAGAAAGTTATTGTTCCGAATGATCTTGGAGGAGAATTAGCTCAGGTAGTAAATGACTGTCCCTATTGGAAAGATCATTTAAGCAACAAAACCGGAATTAACACCCTTTCAAAGAAAGCTAATGAAGAAGACTTAGAAACTCTTTCAAGAAAAAGTGCCGACGAGGAAAAAGCTTTTAAGTTCTGTCTTGAAAGAATAAAAGTAAGAGAACTTCCTATGAAATTAATAAAGGTGATTTTTTTTCTAAATGAGAAAAAAGGGATTTTTTACTTTACCGCTGATGGAAGAATTGATTTTAGAGAACTTGTAAAAGATCTGGCAAAAGAATTTAAGATGAGAATAGAAATGAGACAGATAGGCGTGAGAGATGAAGCAAAGATGTTAGGTGGACTGGGGGTTTGTGGAAGAGTTCTTTGCTGTCATTCTTTTATCAGAAATTTTGAGCCAATTCCAATTCAAAAAGCAAAAGATCAAAACATAAACATAAATCCTATGAAGATTTCTGGACTATGCGGAAGATTGATGTGTTGCCTTGCCTTTGAAGAAGAAGGTGGGAGAATCTATGTTCAGGAAGAAGAATTAGTTCAGGAAGATAAGCTTGAGGAATAA
- the uvrA gene encoding excinuclease ABC subunit UvrA produces MDNIVLKGVAQHNLKKIDLTLPRNKFIVITGPSGSGKSSLAFDTLWAEGQRRYIECLSTYARQFIENLQKPEYETIEGLSPSIAIDQKTISHNPRSTVGTVTEINDLLRLLFSRIGIPHCPECRREIAKNTVSQIIEIVKSKFYGKKIKILSPVIKAKKGEYHVLLQRIQKKGFIRARIDGKIYDLAENIHLEKTKKHNIEILVDELTLSGVREGRFMESLKSAIDLSGGTCVVMDETNNESFYSTKLFCPYCEISLPELEPRSFSFNSPFGACKRCNGIGWLTDFDEWGDMILTDELCPECRGKRLREESLAVTINDKNIHYFSTLPITFLRKKLLELELNSKEKLIGSRILQEIDSRLEVMVEMGLGYLDLNRTAVSLSGGEAQRVRLASQISSGLRGILYVLDEPSIGLHSKDNSKLLYFLKKVKENGNTVIVVEHDEETIRYADYIVDLGPGAGEKGGYVIAIGSLENITECPNSLTGAYLKGEKFIPIPEKRRKPRGFLLIEGASEHNLKNIDVRIPLGVMVSITGVSGSGKSTLVCDILYKALSRIIYHAKERPGKYKRIVGMEAVDKVVNVDQKAIGRTPRSNPATYTEIFSTIRKLFSFVPEARIRGYREGRFSFNVKGGRCEECRGAGVKKIEMNFLPDVYVTCDRCNGRRYNRETLEIRYKGKNIYEVLEMTIDEAFEFFKNIPFLRRRLEVLKGVGLGYIKLGQSATTLSGGEAQRIKLSKELGRKGTGKTIYILDEPTTGLHFDDIKKLLNVLFQLVENGNTVIIIEHNLEIVKSSDWVIDLGPEGGDEGGYIIAEGTPEDIVKNGKSYTGIALKRVMVKKHGIQ; encoded by the coding sequence ATGGATAATATAGTTTTAAAAGGAGTAGCCCAGCACAATCTCAAGAAGATTGATCTTACCCTTCCTCGGAACAAATTTATCGTGATTACAGGACCGAGCGGTTCTGGAAAATCTTCCCTTGCCTTTGATACATTATGGGCTGAAGGACAGAGAAGATACATCGAATGTCTTTCAACATACGCAAGGCAGTTCATTGAAAATCTGCAAAAGCCTGAGTATGAGACAATCGAAGGCCTTTCCCCTTCAATTGCAATAGACCAGAAGACTATTTCTCATAATCCCCGTTCCACAGTTGGAACAGTAACTGAAATCAATGATCTTCTGAGACTTCTTTTCTCAAGGATTGGTATTCCCCATTGTCCTGAATGCAGAAGAGAGATTGCAAAGAATACAGTTTCTCAGATTATTGAAATTGTGAAGTCAAAATTTTATGGAAAAAAGATAAAAATACTTTCCCCGGTAATCAAGGCAAAGAAAGGAGAATATCATGTACTGCTTCAAAGAATTCAAAAAAAAGGATTTATTAGAGCGAGAATAGATGGAAAGATTTATGACCTTGCTGAAAATATTCATCTTGAGAAGACAAAGAAACATAACATTGAAATCCTTGTTGATGAATTGACTCTTTCTGGAGTGAGAGAAGGAAGGTTTATGGAATCTTTAAAGTCAGCCATAGACCTCTCAGGAGGAACATGCGTTGTAATGGATGAAACGAACAATGAATCTTTTTATTCAACCAAGCTTTTCTGTCCCTATTGTGAGATAAGCCTTCCTGAGTTAGAACCAAGAAGTTTTTCCTTTAACAGTCCTTTCGGCGCATGTAAGAGATGTAATGGAATAGGATGGCTTACGGATTTTGATGAATGGGGGGATATGATATTGACCGATGAACTTTGTCCTGAATGCAGGGGTAAAAGATTGAGAGAAGAAAGTCTTGCTGTTACAATTAACGATAAAAATATACATTATTTTTCGACTCTTCCAATAACATTTCTAAGAAAAAAGTTATTAGAATTAGAGTTGAATTCAAAAGAGAAGTTAATTGGAAGTAGGATACTTCAGGAAATAGACTCAAGACTTGAAGTTATGGTTGAAATGGGACTTGGTTATCTTGATTTAAACAGAACTGCGGTTTCATTGTCAGGAGGAGAAGCCCAGAGAGTAAGGCTTGCCTCTCAAATAAGTTCTGGATTGAGAGGAATCTTATATGTGCTGGATGAGCCGAGCATTGGACTTCATTCAAAGGATAATTCAAAACTTCTTTATTTCCTAAAAAAAGTAAAAGAAAATGGAAACACTGTAATTGTAGTTGAACACGATGAGGAAACAATCAGATATGCAGATTATATTGTGGACCTTGGTCCAGGAGCCGGAGAGAAAGGAGGGTATGTGATAGCGATAGGCAGTCTTGAAAATATAACTGAATGTCCTAATTCATTAACAGGAGCTTATTTAAAAGGCGAAAAATTTATTCCAATTCCAGAAAAGAGAAGAAAGCCCAGAGGATTTCTTTTAATAGAGGGCGCTTCAGAACATAATTTGAAAAATATAGATGTCAGAATTCCCTTGGGGGTTATGGTTTCAATAACAGGCGTTTCGGGCTCAGGGAAGAGCACTCTTGTGTGTGATATTCTATACAAAGCTTTATCCAGGATTATTTATCATGCAAAAGAAAGACCTGGAAAGTATAAAAGAATAGTAGGAATGGAAGCAGTAGATAAAGTTGTTAATGTTGATCAGAAAGCAATCGGGAGAACTCCGAGGTCAAACCCTGCGACTTATACAGAGATTTTTTCGACAATAAGAAAGCTTTTTTCTTTTGTCCCTGAAGCAAGAATAAGAGGGTACAGAGAAGGAAGGTTTAGTTTTAACGTAAAAGGAGGAAGATGCGAGGAATGCAGGGGAGCTGGGGTAAAAAAAATAGAGATGAATTTTTTACCCGATGTTTATGTGACATGTGATAGATGTAATGGAAGAAGATATAACCGGGAGACATTAGAAATAAGATACAAAGGCAAGAATATTTATGAAGTACTTGAGATGACCATAGATGAAGCTTTTGAGTTTTTTAAGAACATTCCATTTTTAAGAAGAAGGCTCGAGGTTCTGAAAGGAGTTGGACTTGGCTATATAAAACTCGGGCAGTCTGCAACAACATTATCAGGGGGAGAGGCTCAAAGAATTAAATTATCCAAGGAATTGGGAAGGAAAGGAACTGGGAAAACTATATATATTCTTGATGAACCTACAACTGGACTGCATTTCGATGATATAAAAAAATTACTTAATGTCCTCTTTCAACTTGTAGAAAATGGAAATACAGTTATAATAATTGAACATAATTTAGAAATAGTAAAATCATCAGACTGGGTAATTGATCTGGGTCCAGAAGGAGGAGATGAAGGAGGATATATCATAGCAGAAGGAACTCCAGAAGATATTGTTAAAAATGGAAAGTCTTACACAGGAATTGCTTTAAAGAGAGTAATGGTGAAGAAACATGGGATTCAATGA
- a CDS encoding decaprenyl-phosphate phosphoribosyltransferase, whose protein sequence is MKDNVFYLILISMRPKQWAKNIAIFAALIFSQTFFVYDHLIKSILSFIIFSLFSGSFYIINDLIDLKKDIKHPIKSKRPIASGRLNKYSALIVSIFILILTGYISFLLNLYFGISLISYLILQILYSFLLKHLAILDVFSIAAGFLIRVVAGALVISVPVSSWLLLCTIFLSLFIALGKRRSELNLLGEEALNHRKSLKDYNIKLLDQMIIIVSASTILAYSLYTLSEETVRKFGTTNLKFSIPFVIYGIFRYLYLLYQKEEGGSPENILVNDKPTIINIILYGITVGIVLYIK, encoded by the coding sequence ATGAAAGATAACGTTTTTTATTTAATTCTAATATCAATGAGACCGAAGCAGTGGGCAAAAAATATCGCTATTTTTGCTGCTTTAATCTTCTCTCAGACCTTTTTTGTTTACGACCATTTGATTAAAAGTATCCTCTCTTTTATAATCTTCTCCCTTTTTTCAGGAAGTTTTTACATAATTAACGACCTCATAGATTTAAAAAAAGATATAAAACATCCGATAAAATCAAAAAGACCTATTGCATCTGGAAGATTAAATAAATACTCAGCATTGATTGTATCAATCTTTATCTTAATCTTAACAGGTTATATATCTTTTTTGTTGAATTTGTATTTTGGCATCTCATTAATTTCATATTTAATTCTTCAGATTTTATATTCTTTTCTTCTAAAACATCTTGCAATTTTGGATGTATTCTCAATCGCAGCTGGTTTTTTAATAAGAGTTGTAGCAGGTGCTCTTGTGATTTCAGTTCCAGTTTCATCATGGCTTCTTCTCTGCACGATTTTCCTTTCATTGTTTATCGCCCTTGGAAAGAGAAGAAGCGAGCTTAACCTTTTGGGAGAAGAAGCTCTGAATCACAGAAAATCTCTCAAAGATTACAACATTAAACTCCTCGACCAGATGATAATAATTGTCTCAGCTTCAACAATTCTTGCTTATTCTCTCTATACTCTTTCTGAGGAAACTGTAAGAAAGTTTGGAACAACAAACCTCAAATTCTCGATTCCATTCGTTATCTATGGAATCTTCAGATACCTCTATCTCCTGTATCAGAAGGAAGAGGGAGGAAGCCCTGAAAATATCCTTGTAAATGATAAACCAACTATTATAAACATAATACTTTATGGAATAACAGTTGGAATTGTTTTATACATAAAATAA